A window of the Fusarium poae strain DAOMC 252244 chromosome 3, whole genome shotgun sequence genome harbors these coding sequences:
- a CDS encoding hypothetical protein (CAZy:GH2) has translation MPVTAQRAPLDKGWSFKKTTDDQDSWKPVARVPTVAHLDLLDNGLISDPFLDMNELDAEWVGETAWTYRTVFDSPLIEGAAVYLIFEGLDTFAQVLLNDSVILESDNMFLSHRVNITEHLQSKKPNTLTINFDSALLKGRELQTQYPGHRWELFNGEASRLAVRKAQYHWGWDWGPFLMTAGPWRPVRLEVFSACINDMLIKYDVSQDLKTIQGTIELEIEGPFDKADICISWKRSPVFTTSVDRSSESRLVIPFHIDDTKLWYPAGYGPQSLYNVTATIALDGHELDKRNKDTGFRQSELIQQEDSHGKSFYFRVNNIDIFCGGSCWIPADSFLPRITPAKYRDWLELMVEGNQIMTRVWGGGIYEEEAFYDCCDELGILVWQDFMFACGNYPVGPSLIDSVRQEAIQNVQRLHHHPSIIIYAGNNEDYQVQESCGLDYNPEDVDPDSWLKSNFPARYYYEYLLPEVVKNISPSTIYWPGSPFSNGKSSADKTIGDMHQWNVWHGTQEKYQVFDTLGGRFNSEFGMEAFPALSTIKHFITTESERYPQSQTMDFHNKADDHERRIAIYVVENFRPLPDLESHLYLTQLCQSEAMTFAYRSWRRQWGDDRRCGGVLVWQMNDCWPTISWSIVDYFLLKKPAYYAIRRALKPIAAGVQRQHHDWSVVHAKPAKISSFSAWVTSSEQEAVEVTVEIRFVSITTGEDIRDKVVKNITLVPNGTTDVLEGQIDNTKDEPHVISARVSKNGHCVSQDVDWPQPLKYLDFSDRGVKVERVTDGYMVSVDRPTKGLVFEEVTGIALEDNCIDVIPGEAVSIKARGNEQLQTGPKFRYLGM, from the exons ATGCCTGTAACCGCCCAGCGAGCCCCTCTAGACAAGGGATGGTCTTTCAAAAAGACGACAGACGACCAAGACTCGTGGAAACCTGTGGCTCGAGTGCCCACTGTCGCTCATCTGGACTTGCTGGATAATGGATT AATTTCTGACCCGTTCCTCGACATGAACGAACTCGATGCCGAATGGGTCGGAGAAACAGCATGGACGTACCGCACAGTTTTTGACTCTCCGTTAATCGAAGGTGCTGCCGTGTACTTGATCTTCGAAGGCCTCGACACTTTCGCTCAAGTCTTGCTCAACGATTCCGTTATTCTTGAGAGCGATAACATGTTTCTAAGCCATCGCGTCAACATCACAGAACATCTTCAAAGCAAGAAACCCAACACGCTTACCATCAACTTCGACAGTGCGCTTTTGAAAGGACGAGAACTTCAAACGCAGTATCCTGGCCATAGGTGGGAACTGTTCAATGGGGAGGCTTCTCGTCTTGCTGTGAGAAAAGCGCAATACCACTGG GGATGGGACTGGGGTCCATTTCTCATGACTGCTGGCCCTTGGAGACCTGTTCGTCTTGAAGTGTTCTCTGCTTGCATCAATGACATGCTCATCAAGTACGACGTTTCTCAAGATCTCAAGACCATCCAGGGCACAATAGAGCTCGAGATAGAAGGGCCATTTGACAAGGCCGATATATGTATCTCATGGAAGAGAAGCCCCGTCTTTACTACGTCAGTGGACAGGTCTTCTGAAAGCCGTCTCGTGATTCCTTTCCATATTG ATGATACCAAGCTTTGGTACCCTGCCGGGTATGGCCCTCAATCACTTTACAATGTGACTGCCACAATCGCTCTAGACGGTCATGAACTTGACAAGAGAAACAAAGACACTGGTTTCCGTCAAAGTGAACTTATCCAACAAGAAGATTCGCATGGTAAATCATTCTATTTTCGGGTCAACAATATCGACATCTTCTGCGGTGGCTCTTGTTGGATTCCAGCTGATAGCTTTCTGCCCCGAATCACGCCAGCCAAGTACCGAGATTGGCTTGAACTCATGGTAGAAGGAAATCAGATAATGACAAG AGTCTGGGGCGGCGGCATCTACGAAGAGGAGGCTTTTTATGATTGCTGCGATGAGTTAGGCATTCTAGTCTGGCAGGACTTCATGTTTGCCTGTGGAAACTATCCCGTGGGACCATCTCTCATCGATTCTGTCCGTCAAGAAGCAATCCAGAACGTTCAGCGCCTACATCATCACCCGTCCATAATCATCTATGCAGGAAATAACGAGGATTATCAGGTTCAGGAGTCTTGCGGCCTTGACTATAACCCGGAAGATGTTGATCCCGATTCTTGGCTTAAATCTAATTTCCCTGCCAGGTATTATTACGAATACCTCTTACCCGAGGTGGTGAAGAACATATCTCCTTCAACAATATACTGGCCTGGGTCTCCATTCTCTAACGGTAAAAGCTCCGCGGACAAGACTATTGGTGACATGCATCAATGGAATG TTTGGCATGGGACACAAGAGAAATACCAAGTCTTTGATACCTTGGGAGGAAGATTCAACAGTGAATTCGGCATGGAGGCTTTCCCTGCTTTATCAACTATAAAGCATTTCATAACGACCGAGTCTGAACGATATCCACAGTCACAGACCATGGATTTTCACAACAAGGCTGATGACCACGAGCGACGCATTGCAATTTATGTCGTAGAAAACTTCCGCCCCCTCCCAGATCTAGAG TCTCATCTGTATCTTACCCAGCTTTGTCAAAGCGAGGCCATGACTTTTGCTTATCGCAGTTGGCGTCGCCAATGGGGCGATGATCGTCGCTGCGGAGGTGTTCTCGTGTGGCAAATGAACGACTGCTGGCCCACCATCTCCTGGTCCATTGTCGATTACTTCCTCCTCAAGAAACCAGCATACTACGCGATACGTCGAGCTTTAAAACCCATTGCTGCTGGAGTTCAGAGACAGCATCATGATTGGAGCGTTGTCCATGCTAAACCAGCGAAAATATCCTCATTCAGTGCTTGGGTCACAAGTAGCGAGCAAGAAGCAGTTGAAGTCACTGTGGAAATTCGTTTTGTTTCTATCACAACGGGTGAGGATATCAGGGACAAGGTTGTCAAGAACATCACCTTGGTTCCTAATGGTACTACCGATGTTTTGGAAGGGCAGATTGATAACACCAAAGATGAGCCTCATGTTATATCGGCGAGGGTTTCGAAGAATGGTCATTGTGTTTCTCAGGATGTCGATTGGCCACAGCCTCTCAAGTATCTTGATTTCTCCGACAGAGGTGTCAAGGTTGAGAGAGTGACTGATGGATATATGGTCTCGGTTGACAGACCTACTAAAGGGTTGGTTTTTGAAGAGGTGACAGGCATCGCCTTAGAGGATAATTGCATAGATGTTATCCCGGGTGAGGCCGTCAGCATCAAGGCAAGAGGAAATGAGCAACTGCAAACAGGTCCAAAGTTTAGGTACCTTGGGATGTAG
- a CDS encoding hypothetical protein (TransMembrane:4 (i65-83o89-109i298-317o323-344i)), which yields MSQVRERKPDPKHHTSPLSPSVNATHPITDNGGDDLNYFSGPRDLQRHSKWPLVLQLHGSIMPSLILPLLLVACWATAITVISKKVHDLSVNSVLLTILGFVVGLSLSFRSSTAYERYGEGRRYWGTLATASQTLGRIIWIHADDSGAGNQDPREILVKKLGALKLIAGYAVALKHTLRFEHCASQPDMQPYIAHLSTFTGRTTAPTKRATTFGKFAGHYLGLSFAQSDPRKHLKRAEEHQGNLPLEILNHLAIALDSIIANKQLPVSIHQTIAYNHLTTLNDVAVGCDRVLNTPLPVAYTIAISQITFVYVMLLPFQLTGPLGWIAIPATITAAYIIFGLLFIGQEIENPFGHDANDLPLDVFCEQIANDLDITASFDRRAADQFLLGGTPLHPLSSDVGQTWMECSEEKLRESIRTKPHVLFNWRREGGRRLSPSGTQTKESDRDMV from the coding sequence ATGTCTCAAGTCAGAGAGCGAAAACCAGATCCAAAACACCACACTTCCCCCCTTTCTCCCTCTGTCAATGCCACCCACCCAATAACCGACAATGGAGGAGATGATCTCAACTACTTCAGTGGCCCTCGTGATCTTCAACGACACTCCAAGTGGCCCCTTGTCCTTCAGCTCCACGGCTCCATCATGCCGTCACTGATCCTGCCACTCTTACTCGTTGCCTGTTGGGCAACCGCTATCACCGTCATCTCCAAAAAGGTCCATGACTTGAGTGTCAACTCTGTTCTTCTTACCATTCTTGGTTTTGTAGTTGGTCTGAGCCTTTCTTTCCGGTCATCTACTGCCTATGAACGCTACGGTGAGGGCCGCCGGTACTGGGGAACGTTGGCCACTGCGTCTCAGACACTTGGCCGGATTATCTGGATTCATGCCGATGACAGTGGTGCTGGTAACCAAGACCCCCGTGAGATTCTGGTTAAGAAGCTTGGGGCATTGAAACTTATCGCTGGCTATGCCGTTGCCCTTAAACATACCCTTCGTTTCGAACACTGTGCTAGTCAACCAGACATGCAGCCATATATTGCGCACCTGTCTACCTTTACTGGACGGACAACCGCGCCGACGAAGCGGGCCACGACGTTTGGCAAGTTTGCCGGCCATTATCTCGGTCTCTCCTTCGCTCAAAGTGATCCTCGGAAGCATCTCAAGAGAGCTGAAGAACATCAAGGAAACCTTCCTCTTGAGATCTTGAACCACCTAGCGATAGCCCTGGACTCGATAATCGCCAACAAGCAATTGCCAGTTTCTATTCACCAGACCATCGCTTACAACCATCTCACCACGCTCAATGACGTCGCTGTCGGCTGCGATCGTGTCCTAAACACGCCTTTACCTGTCGCATACACCATCGCCATCAGTCAGATCACCTTTGTGTATGTCATGCTATTGCCATTCCAGCTGACTGGTCCACTTGGATGGATTGCTATCCCTGCTACTATCACGGCGGCCTATATCATCTTCGGCTTATTGTTCATCGGCCAAGAGATTGAAAACCCGTTTGGTCATGATGCTAATGATCTACCGCTTGACGTTTTCTGCGAGCAAATTGCAAACGATCTTGACATCACTGCCTCGTTTGATCGACGCGCGGCTGACCAATTCCTGCTTGGAGGAACGCCGTTACACCCTCTCAGTTCTGATGTTGGCCAGACCTGGATGGAGTGCAGTGAAGAAAAGCTTAGAGAGTCTATCAGGACCAAACCTCATGTTCTGTTCAATTGGCGACGTGAGGGCGGAAGAAGATTATCTCCTTCAGGTACCCAGACTAAGGAAAGTGACAGAGACATGGTATGA
- a CDS encoding hypothetical protein (TransMembrane:1 (o6-26i)), translated as MTTPKPLSIAIVGGGISGLCLAIGLLNHSHIKVTIFESSLAFSEIGAGLALGPNAQRALAFLSPAAERAFTDYATGNSSPEFNKTWFNFVHQARGQQEIVTLGSIENQTGQQTVHRAKFLDALVRLVPQDIVQFGKRLVRVSEQGEQTVLRFADGTSAKSDCVIGADGVHSNIRKHLLGTGMPGATSVYSGIVAYRGLIPMEDAINILHKYALDAYLWCNNKGMVMSYPIDSGQVLNVVAAHYKTSWDGDTYVVDTKPAQLMKEFESFGEMPQSIIKLLDAPKAWALLDHLPAPKFYSKNVAVVGDAAHATTPFQGAGAGQAIEDALVLSQLLGKVQCTDGVESALAAYDTIRRPRTEKIVRTSREAMKLYTVIDNTDDWKRAWEAVSGHRA; from the exons ATGACCACTCCCAAGCCATTGTCCATTGCCATCGTCGGCGGTGGTATCAGTGGTCTTTGCCTTGCCATCGGCCTTCTCAACCATTCGCACATCAAGGTTACTATCTTTGAATCTTCCCTTGCCTTCAGTGAGATAGGCGCCGGTCTTGCCCTCGGACCCAACGCACAAAGGGCCTTGGCTTTCCTATCGCCCGCTGCCGAACGGGCCTTTACAGACTATGCAACAGGCAACTCATCTCCCGAATTCAACAAGACCTGGTTCAACTTTGTGCATCAGGCTCGAGGTCAACAAGAAATTGTAACACTCGGATCTATCGAGAACCAGACCGGTCAACAGACTGTGCATCGAGCGAAATTCTTAGATGCACTGGTAAGACTTGTCCCTCAAGATATTGTGCAGTTTGGTAAGCGACTTGTACGAGTATCTGAACAAGGTGAACAAACTGTTCTCCGTTTCGCAGATGGAACGTCGGCCAAATCCGACTGCGTCATTGGTGCGGATGGTGTTCATAGTAACATACGCAAGCACTTGCTAGGAACTGGTATGCCAGGAGCTACTTCGGTGTATTCTGGGATTGTGGCCTATCGAGGATTGATTCCCATGGAAGATGCCATAAATATATTGCATAAATACGCCCTCGATGCGTACTTATGGTGTAACAACAAAGGCATGGTCATGAGCTACCCCATTGACTCTGGTCAAGTCCTCAATGTTGTTGCCGCTCATTACAAAACGTCATGGGACGGGGATACATATGTAGTGGACACAAAGCCAGCGCAGTTGATGAAAGAATTTGAATCTTTTGGAGAAATGCCACAAAGCATAATTAAA CTTCTTGATGCCCCAAAAGCATGGGCTCTTTTAGATCATCTTCCCGCCCCAAAGTTCTACTCCAAAAACGTTGCAGTAGTGGGCGATGCTGCTCACGCTACAACACCATTCCAAGGAGCCGGCGCCGGACAAGCAATTGAAGATGCACTAGTCTTGTCGCAATTATTGGGAAAGGTTCAATGTACCGATGGGGTTGAGTCAGCTCTTGCTGCTTACGATACTATCAGAAGACCCCGGACTGAGAAGATTGTGCGAACAAGCCGTGAGGCAATGAAGCTATATACAGTCATCGACAATACGGATGATTGGAAGCGGGCATGGGAAG CGGTTAGTGGTCACCGGGCTTAG